A region of Paraburkholderia sp. BL23I1N1 DNA encodes the following proteins:
- a CDS encoding 2-hydroxy-3-oxopropionate reductase encodes MAKIGFIGLGIMGAHMARNLIKGGHSLFVNGAYPVPEDLSKTTTVVANSTAVAQAADIVIIMVPDTPDVANVLFADDGVAAGLTQGKLVIDMSSISPLDTQAFAKKINALGADYLDAPVSGGEVGAREATLTIMVGGPEKAFAVAKPLFELMGKNISLIGDNGAGQTCKVANQIIVALNIEAVAEALLFASRSGADPERVRKALMGGFASSRILEVHGERMTKRTFDPGFRIELHQKDLNLALDGARKLGIALPHTASAQQLFSVCAANGGKAWDHSAMVRALEIMANYEVAQAPGSAAKAA; translated from the coding sequence ATGGCAAAGATCGGTTTCATCGGCCTCGGCATCATGGGCGCGCACATGGCGCGCAACCTCATCAAGGGCGGTCACTCGCTGTTCGTGAATGGCGCGTACCCGGTGCCGGAAGATCTGAGCAAGACGACCACCGTAGTCGCCAATTCGACCGCTGTCGCGCAAGCCGCCGACATCGTCATCATCATGGTGCCGGACACGCCTGATGTCGCCAACGTGCTGTTCGCCGACGACGGCGTCGCCGCCGGCCTCACGCAGGGCAAGCTCGTGATCGACATGAGCTCGATCTCGCCGCTCGACACGCAAGCCTTCGCGAAGAAGATCAACGCGCTCGGCGCGGATTACCTCGATGCGCCGGTATCCGGCGGCGAAGTCGGCGCGCGCGAAGCGACGCTGACGATCATGGTGGGCGGCCCGGAAAAAGCTTTCGCAGTGGCCAAGCCGCTGTTCGAACTGATGGGCAAGAACATCTCGCTGATCGGCGACAACGGCGCGGGTCAAACCTGCAAGGTCGCGAACCAGATCATCGTCGCGCTGAACATCGAAGCGGTGGCCGAAGCACTGCTGTTCGCGTCGCGCTCGGGCGCCGATCCGGAACGTGTGCGCAAAGCCTTGATGGGCGGTTTCGCTTCGTCGCGCATTCTCGAAGTGCACGGCGAGCGCATGACCAAGCGTACGTTCGATCCGGGCTTCCGCATCGAACTGCACCAGAAGGACCTGAACCTAGCGCTCGACGGCGCACGCAAGCTCGGCATCGCCCTGCCGCATACGGCGAGCGCACAACAACTGTTCAGCGTGTGTGCAGCCAACGGCGGCAAGGCATGGGATCACTCGGCCATGGTGCGCGCGCTGGAAATCATGGCGAACTACGAAGTCGCGCAAGCGCCGGGTAGCGCAGCCAAGGCGGCTTAA
- the gcl gene encoding glyoxylate carboligase codes for MAKMRAVDAAVLVLEKEGIDTAFGVPGAAINPFYSAMRKAGNISHVLARHVEGASHMAEGYTRAQPGNIGVCIGTSGPAGTDMITGLYSAQADSIPILAITGQAPRARLYKEDFQAVDIESIAKPVTKWAVTVREPALVPRVFQQAFHLMRSGRPGPVLVDLPIDVQLAEIEFDIDTYEPLPVYKPKATRKQIEAALNLLNDADKPLIVSGGGVLNAVAEDLLVEFAETVGVPVIPTLMSWGAIPDDHPLMAGMVGLQTSHRYGNATMLASDFVLGIGNRWANRHTGSVEVYTKGRKFVHVDIEPTQIGRVFGPDLGIVSDAKAALELFVEVAKEWKAAGKLKDRSAWVADCQQRKKTMLRKTHFDNVPMKPQRVYEEMNQVFGRDTCYVSTIGLSQIAGAQFLHVYKARNWINCGQAGPLGWTIPAALGVRAADPQRPMVALSGDYDFQFMIEELAAGAQFKLPYVHVVVNNSYLGLIRQAQRAFDMDFCVQLGFENINAPEMNGYGVDHVAVAEGLGCKAIRVFKPEELKPALLKAQSMLSEFNVPVIVEVILERVTNISMGTEIDAINEFEELAAKREDAPTAISMLD; via the coding sequence ATGGCCAAAATGAGAGCCGTCGACGCAGCCGTGCTGGTGCTCGAAAAAGAAGGCATCGACACCGCATTCGGCGTTCCGGGCGCAGCAATCAACCCGTTCTACTCGGCCATGCGCAAGGCAGGCAACATCAGCCACGTGCTGGCGCGCCACGTTGAAGGCGCGTCGCATATGGCCGAAGGCTATACGCGCGCCCAACCGGGCAACATCGGCGTATGTATCGGCACCTCGGGCCCTGCCGGCACCGACATGATCACCGGTTTGTACTCCGCTCAGGCCGACTCGATTCCTATTCTGGCTATCACGGGCCAGGCGCCGCGTGCGCGTCTGTACAAGGAAGACTTCCAGGCCGTCGACATCGAATCGATCGCCAAGCCGGTCACCAAGTGGGCCGTCACCGTGCGCGAACCGGCGCTGGTGCCGCGCGTGTTCCAGCAGGCTTTCCACCTGATGCGTTCGGGCCGTCCGGGTCCGGTGCTCGTCGACCTGCCGATTGACGTGCAACTCGCCGAAATCGAATTCGACATCGACACGTACGAGCCGCTGCCGGTCTACAAGCCGAAAGCCACGCGCAAACAGATCGAAGCCGCGCTGAACCTGCTCAACGACGCCGACAAGCCGTTGATCGTCTCGGGTGGCGGCGTGCTGAACGCAGTTGCTGAAGACCTGCTGGTCGAATTCGCCGAAACCGTCGGCGTGCCGGTGATCCCGACGCTGATGTCGTGGGGCGCGATTCCCGACGACCATCCGCTGATGGCCGGCATGGTCGGCTTGCAAACGTCGCACCGCTACGGCAACGCGACGATGCTCGCCTCCGACTTCGTGCTCGGCATCGGCAACCGTTGGGCGAACCGTCACACGGGCAGCGTCGAGGTTTATACCAAGGGCCGTAAGTTCGTGCATGTGGACATCGAGCCGACGCAGATCGGCCGCGTGTTCGGCCCGGACCTTGGCATCGTGTCGGACGCGAAAGCCGCGCTCGAACTGTTCGTTGAAGTGGCGAAGGAATGGAAGGCCGCGGGCAAGCTCAAGGACCGCAGCGCATGGGTCGCCGATTGCCAGCAACGCAAGAAGACGATGCTGCGCAAGACGCACTTCGACAACGTGCCGATGAAGCCGCAGCGCGTGTACGAAGAGATGAACCAGGTGTTCGGCCGCGATACGTGCTACGTGAGCACGATCGGTTTGTCGCAGATCGCCGGCGCGCAATTCCTGCACGTCTACAAGGCGCGTAACTGGATCAACTGCGGCCAGGCAGGCCCGCTCGGCTGGACGATTCCGGCAGCGCTCGGTGTGCGCGCAGCAGATCCGCAACGTCCGATGGTCGCGCTTTCAGGCGACTACGACTTCCAGTTCATGATCGAAGAACTGGCAGCCGGCGCGCAATTCAAGCTGCCGTACGTGCACGTGGTGGTGAACAACTCGTACCTCGGTTTGATCCGTCAGGCACAGCGCGCGTTCGATATGGACTTCTGCGTGCAACTCGGCTTCGAGAACATCAACGCGCCGGAAATGAACGGTTACGGCGTGGACCACGTCGCGGTTGCGGAAGGTTTGGGTTGCAAGGCGATCCGCGTGTTCAAGCCGGAAGAACTCAAGCCGGCCCTGCTGAAAGCGCAATCGATGCTCTCCGAGTTCAACGTGCCGGTGATCGTCGAAGTGATCCTCGAACGCGTGACCAACATTTCGATGGGCACCGAGATCGACGCGATCAACGAGTTCGAAGAACTGGCCGCGAAGCGCGAAGATGCGCCGACGGCAATCAGCATGCTCGACTGA
- a CDS encoding LysR family transcriptional regulator, producing the protein MDRFKQIETFVRVADAGSLAAAALEEGVSPVILGRRIDALEKRLGVKLMYRSTRRLVVSEDGAAFLERCRGLLTEWDQAENELSAGRRAVNGHLIVSAPAAFGRKHVAPLAPAFLADKPELQVSFNLTDRVVDLVREGYDLSIRIGGAVDPNFVAVKLASNRRVVCGTPDYFRKYGKPKTLEDLPQHNCLAFNLQGGQNRGWYFRRNGKLATVRVGGTLDCNDGELLHRWVSEGLGLGWRSTWEIQQQLARGELETVLDEFALPDYDILAVYPQQRYVPAKVRYFIDYLKEVYASEDYWNRPTY; encoded by the coding sequence ATGGACCGCTTCAAACAAATCGAAACTTTCGTGCGCGTGGCTGACGCGGGCAGTCTCGCGGCGGCCGCGCTGGAAGAGGGTGTGTCGCCGGTGATTCTCGGGCGCCGCATCGACGCATTGGAAAAGCGCCTCGGCGTGAAGCTGATGTACCGCTCGACGCGGCGCCTCGTGGTCAGCGAAGATGGCGCGGCGTTTCTCGAGCGCTGCCGTGGCCTGCTGACCGAATGGGACCAGGCGGAAAACGAACTGAGCGCCGGACGGCGCGCGGTGAACGGCCATCTGATCGTGTCGGCGCCGGCCGCGTTCGGGCGCAAGCACGTCGCGCCGCTCGCGCCGGCCTTTCTAGCCGACAAGCCCGAATTGCAGGTGTCGTTCAACCTGACCGACCGGGTCGTGGATCTGGTGCGCGAGGGTTATGACCTGTCGATCCGGATCGGCGGCGCGGTCGATCCGAATTTCGTCGCGGTGAAGCTGGCGTCGAACCGGCGCGTGGTCTGCGGCACGCCGGACTATTTCCGCAAATACGGCAAGCCGAAAACGCTCGAAGATCTGCCGCAGCACAACTGCCTCGCGTTCAATCTGCAAGGTGGCCAGAACCGCGGCTGGTACTTCCGCCGCAATGGCAAGCTGGCGACCGTGCGGGTAGGCGGCACGCTCGACTGCAACGACGGCGAACTGCTGCATCGCTGGGTATCCGAAGGGCTCGGGCTCGGCTGGCGCTCTACTTGGGAAATCCAGCAGCAACTGGCGCGCGGCGAGCTGGAAACCGTGCTGGATGAATTCGCACTGCCCGACTACGACATTCTGGCGGTCTATCCGCAGCAGCGTTATGTGCCGGCCAAGGTGCGCTACTTCATCGATTATCTGAAAGAGGTGTATGCCAGCGAGGATTACTGGAATCGCCCGACTTATTAG
- the hyi gene encoding hydroxypyruvate isomerase has protein sequence MPKFAANLTMLFNEVPFLDRFAAAADAGFSAVEFLFPYPYQIAELSERLEQNRLKLVLHNLPAGNWEAGERGIACLPDRVGEFQEGVGRAIDYAKALKVPQLNCLVGIPTAGVDADKARSTIVDNLRFAAGELKKAGIKLLVEPCNSYDIPGFALNRSGEGLDVIRAVGSDNLFLQYDIYHMQRMEGELAATIKKNLPRIAHIQLADNPGRNEPGTGEINYPFLFDLLDSLGYEGYVGCEYKPRTTTAAGLGWVQSVAGQSRGAAHAAA, from the coding sequence ATGCCGAAATTTGCAGCGAATCTCACCATGCTGTTCAACGAAGTCCCGTTCCTCGACCGCTTTGCGGCAGCAGCGGACGCGGGCTTCAGCGCCGTCGAATTCCTGTTTCCGTATCCGTATCAAATCGCCGAATTGAGCGAACGTCTGGAGCAGAACCGTCTCAAGCTCGTGTTGCACAACCTGCCCGCGGGCAACTGGGAAGCGGGTGAGCGCGGCATCGCGTGCCTGCCCGATCGCGTGGGCGAGTTTCAGGAAGGCGTCGGCCGCGCGATCGACTACGCAAAGGCCCTGAAGGTGCCGCAACTGAACTGCCTCGTCGGTATTCCGACCGCGGGCGTCGATGCGGACAAGGCACGTTCGACGATTGTCGACAACCTGCGCTTCGCCGCGGGCGAACTGAAAAAAGCCGGCATCAAGCTGCTGGTCGAGCCGTGCAATTCGTACGACATCCCCGGCTTCGCGCTGAATCGTTCTGGCGAAGGCCTCGACGTGATTCGCGCGGTGGGCTCGGACAATCTGTTCCTGCAGTACGACATCTATCACATGCAACGGATGGAAGGCGAACTCGCGGCAACGATCAAAAAGAATCTGCCGCGGATCGCGCACATCCAGCTCGCCGACAACCCGGGCCGCAACGAACCGGGCACCGGCGAAATCAACTACCCGTTCCTGTTCGACCTGCTCGATTCGCTCGGCTACGAAGGCTACGTCGGTTGCGAATACAAGCCGCGCACGACCACCGCCGCCGGCCTCGGCTGGGTGCAGAGCGTGGCCGGGCAATCCCGCGGCGCAGCCCACGCCGCTGCCTGA
- a CDS encoding IS4 family transposase: MARTEATLPGGARLADYLAVGYLALNCSLGQVKEALTKCGVQTRVRRDMPREVLVYFVMAMCLYPRVAYEEVFRLVIEGLRRIYGDQVRDAQVSKAAISQGRARLGWQVMRELFARQAAQHPRTAGGDYAGYRVMSVDGSTLDVPDEKANAQAFGYAQGGRGEAAYPQIRFVALAECATHALCEVQMGGVCEHSEQALTRQLFPAFSDDMLVLADRLFYGYDMWRDAVATGAKLLWRVKSNLRLPCEVPLADGSYLSTVYASDTDRRHQRNGMQVRVIEYRLEGVPDAEPQYRLITNLLDAAVAPAIELAALYHRRWKIEEMFDEIKTHLCDGKKVLRSKTPDLVRQEFYALMLTHAAIRRLMYEAAQDSGQHPEDLSFVHAVRVLNRRLPEAAAVPP; this comes from the coding sequence ATGGCAAGAACGGAAGCAACGCTGCCAGGCGGGGCGCGGCTCGCGGACTATCTGGCGGTGGGGTATCTGGCGCTGAACTGCTCCCTGGGACAGGTCAAGGAGGCGCTCACGAAGTGCGGCGTGCAGACGCGCGTGCGCCGCGACATGCCGCGTGAAGTGCTGGTGTATTTCGTGATGGCGATGTGCCTGTATCCGCGCGTGGCCTATGAGGAAGTGTTTCGTCTGGTGATCGAGGGACTGCGGCGCATCTACGGCGACCAGGTACGCGACGCGCAGGTCAGCAAGGCGGCGATCTCGCAGGGTCGCGCACGCCTGGGATGGCAGGTGATGCGCGAGCTGTTCGCCCGGCAGGCGGCGCAACACCCACGAACCGCAGGCGGCGACTATGCGGGCTATCGGGTCATGAGCGTGGACGGCTCCACGCTGGATGTGCCCGATGAGAAGGCCAATGCGCAAGCGTTCGGATATGCGCAGGGAGGGCGCGGTGAGGCCGCGTATCCGCAGATTCGCTTCGTAGCGCTGGCCGAATGTGCGACGCACGCGCTGTGTGAGGTCCAGATGGGCGGGGTATGCGAGCACAGCGAACAGGCGCTCACACGCCAGCTGTTTCCGGCATTCTCGGACGACATGCTGGTGCTGGCCGATCGCCTGTTCTATGGCTATGACATGTGGCGCGACGCGGTGGCCACCGGAGCGAAGCTGCTGTGGCGCGTGAAGTCGAATTTGCGGCTGCCGTGCGAAGTGCCGCTGGCAGATGGTTCGTACCTGAGCACTGTCTATGCCAGTGACACCGACAGGCGACACCAGCGCAACGGCATGCAGGTGCGGGTCATCGAGTATCGCCTGGAAGGTGTGCCTGATGCCGAGCCGCAGTATCGCCTGATCACCAATCTGCTGGACGCAGCGGTGGCGCCTGCCATAGAACTCGCGGCGCTGTACCACCGGCGCTGGAAAATAGAAGAGATGTTTGACGAGATCAAGACACATCTGTGCGACGGCAAGAAGGTGCTGCGTAGCAAGACGCCTGATCTGGTCCGTCAGGAGTTCTATGCGTTAATGCTTACCCACGCGGCGATCCGTCGACTGATGTATGAGGCTGCCCAGGACAGCGGGCAGCACCCGGAAGACTTATCGTTCGTTCATGCCGTACGCGTGTTGAACCGACGCCTGCCCGAGGCGGCGGCCGTTCCCCCCTGA